A genomic stretch from Malus domestica chromosome 15, GDT2T_hap1 includes:
- the LOC103441799 gene encoding aspartate aminotransferase P2, mitochondrial — MASAMLSLASVSPSASLSTHETPMGKLKLGSSSWSLNKERNCLFTKTESFGRVSMVAAVNVSKFEGVTMAPPDPILGVSEAFKSSTNESKLDLGVGAYRTEELQPYVLDVVKKVRSLSSTKYKIFH, encoded by the exons ATGGCTTCAGCGATGCTGTCCTTAGCTTCCGTCTCGCCGTCAGCTTCTCTGTCCACGCACGAGACTCCCATG GGGAAGTTGAAGCTTGGGAGTTCTTCTTGGAGCTTGAACAAGGAAAGAAACTGTCTGTTTACGAAGACGGAG TCTTTTGGTAGGGTATCTATGGTAGCTGCGGTGAATGTCTCCAAATTCGAGGGTGTAACGATGGCCCCGCCGGATCCAATTCTCGGAGTTTCTGAAGCATTCAAATCTAGCACAAACGAATCAAAGCTCGACCTTGGAGTTGGGGCATATCGAACGGAAGAGCTTCAGCCATACGTGCTTGATGTTGTTAAGAAGGTCAGATCCCTATCCTCCACGAAATACAAAATCTTTCACTAA